Proteins found in one Apostichopus japonicus isolate 1M-3 chromosome 16, ASM3797524v1, whole genome shotgun sequence genomic segment:
- the LOC139983783 gene encoding uncharacterized protein — protein MQLEHGKIVITTNGPEVLCIPPQDTSNLSPCDHEEADTRMILHLSHAFHEGFQNILIRTVDTDVVVLTIAAVSKLGIQESWVAFGTGKNFRYIPVHEIAASLGPNKCQALPMFHAYTGCDTVSAFYSKGKKSAWETWKVYEDVTMAFITLSLGPSQILDNELAVLERFTILLYDHTSTMIDVDQARQVMFTKKGSAMDAIPPTRAALLQHTKRAVYQGGHCWGKALEVCMEMPSPDKWGWTDPPNWRPMWTSLPEANKSSRELIRCGCTKGCRGRCNCRKAALKCTSLCQPCGGQLCEV, from the coding sequence ATGCAATTGGAACACGGCAAGATAGTAATCACAACCAATGGGCCAGAGGTGTTGTGCATACCTCCTCAGGACACATCAAATCTATCACCCTGCGACCATGAAGAGGCAGACACAAGGATGATATTGCACCTTTCGCATGCATTCCATGAAGGGTTCCAAAATATCCTCATACGCACAGTGGACACAGATGTAGTGGTTTTGACCATAGCTGCAGTATCGAAACTAGGCATCCAGGAGTCATGGGTGGCATTCGGAACTGGTAAAAACTTTAGATATATTCCTGTACATGAAATTGCTGCATCACTTGGCCCAAACAAGTGCCAAGCTCTGCCAATGTTCCATGCTTACACCGGGTGCGACACTGTTTCAGCATTTTACAGCAAAGGGAAGAAATCTGCTTGGGAAACGTGGAAAGTGTATGAAGATGTTACCATGGCATTCATAACCCTGTCTCTAGGACCAAGCCAAATTCTGGACAATGAATTGGCAGTACTGGAACGTTTTACAATTTTGTTATATGACCACACCAGCACCATGATAGATGTTGATCAGGCTAGGCAAGTGATGTTCACGAAGAAAGGAAGTGCTATGGATGCCATTCCTCCAACTAGAGCTGCCTTATTACAGCATACAAAGAGGGCTGTGTACCAGGGCGGTCACTGTTGGGGTAAGGCTTTAGAAGTGTGCATGGAAATGCCATCCCCTGACAAGTGGGGCTGGACTGATCCACCAAACTGGAGACCGATGTGGACTTCCCTACCAGAGGCTAATAAGTCATCACGAGAACTTATTCGTTGTGGCTGCACAAAAGGATGCAGAGGACGTTGCAACTGCAGAAAAGCAGCTTTAAAGTGTACTAGTTTGTGTCAGCCATGCGGTGGACAACTGTGTGAAGTATGA